A region of Ornithorhynchus anatinus isolate Pmale09 chromosome 5, mOrnAna1.pri.v4, whole genome shotgun sequence DNA encodes the following proteins:
- the GMFG gene encoding glia maturation factor gamma, translating into MSDSLVVCEVDPELKEKLRRFRFRKETDNAAIIMKVDKDRQLVVLEEEFQNISPDELKNELPERQPRFVVYSYKYLHGDGRVSYPLCFIFSSPVGCKPEQQMMYAGSKNRLVQAAELTKVFEIRTTDDLTESWLQEKLAFFR; encoded by the exons ATG TCGGACTCGCTGGTGGTGTGCGAGGTGGATCCCGAGCTGAAGGAGAAGCTGAGGAGATTCCGCTTCCGGAAGGAGACGGACAATGCAGCCATCATCA TGAAAGTGGACAAGGACAGGCAGCTGGTGGTTTTGGAAGAAGAATTTCAG AACATTTCCCCGGATGAACTGAAGAATGAACTTCCTGAAAGACAGCCCAG GTTTGTAGTTTACAGCTACAAATATCTCCACGGAGACGGCCGAGTCTCCTACCCTCTCTGCTTCATCTTTTCCAGCCCTGTAG gctgcAAGCCGGAACAGCAGATGATGTATGCAGGGAGTAAGAACCGATTGGTGCAGGCTGCTGAGCTGACCAAG gtGTTTGAAATCCGGACCACGGACGACCTGACCGAGAGCTGGCTGCAGGAGAAATTAGCTTTCTTCCGTTAG